The genome window TGTTGAATGCCTCACAATTTCAGCCTAGACCAAAAACAAAGGGAGTTTATTCAGAGAGGTTCTCATGTAAAGGAACAACATatgaaaaaattcacaaaaGAATTTACACATCAAATTCTTACCGAGAAAATGCATATTCCTAACGTTTTTAGAGCAAATGTAACATCGTAGAATACACGGGGCCTTCCCTTTCCAGATAACTCAACTGGATTAGCAACCAAGAGTTCAGTATCGGGGCCCCGGTTGGCAATAATCACCCGCAATGGGTGAAGCGTCTCCTCTTTTAAGCGAGAACACAATGCGATCTGTCTCTCAGGATCCACAATCTTCTTCCCATCTGTTTGCTGGACAAACAAGTCCATATTTCGGATGCCTTCCACACTTGAAGAAAATCTACCATAGACGATCTGAATAAGAAACAACAAGACAACCTTATATGGCAACTCCTTATTGAAAGCATAAATCAATAATACCCAAAGATATAGCATTGAAAAAGCACATTGGCCTAACAAGAAACATGAAAGTGTTCCCACTTAAAAGGAAAAGCTATCATTCATTGACAGCTAAATGACCACAACCATCCAAGAAAACTCTTATCTCCATAACAATCAACACAGATGACAGCAAATTGACCAGCTAGAAGAGGATAACTACAAGGGAAAAACTATTTTAGGTTCCTATACAAGCCAGATCTATAGAATCAGGCCTAACTATATTGAGACAACTAGTCGTAACCAACAGGGTCAAACAGCAAGGAAGGAACTCATGACTAAGTACCTGAATATTGCAGTCTTTAGTAATCCTCATAACATCATATATCAGGCCCTTGTGATCAACACATTGTATCTGAAGCAAAGTATGCACTGGACTCATTATATTATCTACAGTAACAGTCGCCTTATTTACTGTTTTCATACTTGGGCTGAGAGCTTGCAACATGGAAGTGTACTTGTCTGACGGCTCACTACTAAATAATTCTTCAGCAACTGCTGGTGGCAGATCTGAAAACCCCCGCAAACGCTCATACTCAGGCCCTGCCAACTGAAGTTCACAGTTGATAAAGTTCTTTCCTAGAACAGCTGTCAGATGTTCACACACATCTTCGCGCCTCTGTTTTGTGTCTAATAGCTCCCTGAAATGATTCAGTTTAAAATTATCACAGTTCATAAGACATAACTGCCGATCCATAGAAGTCCACTGTCAGTCATTTCAGTCACATTGACCTCACCCTACATCCCATTATTATGAGAAGTGCCAGTTGACCTATAGCTCATTGGCCCAACTGAACCAAGTCTTGTCATAAAGAAAGATACACTTAACGAACTGGAGACCGAGCAGTCAATTGAACAATAataaattaaggttttttttttttttttttttttttgcaatccTGTCATCAATGTTTTCTGTATAGGAACCTCCCAATATCAAATCAAAGAAGGCTATTTGGGTACATCATGGTGGAAGATATATTAGTCAtgtatttataataattaattgtacagttattaataattgtcagcaaaagttcaagaaattttgtttgttaatGGCAGCCAAGCCAGAAATGAGAATTTGAGGATAGCAAAACATCCAGTTCAATGCAACCCACCAATCCAACAGAAACAGGTGATCCGCCTAGCTTGTTAGAAATAGATTAAGTTAATTTAGAATCCAAGGCATCAACTCAAGTCTCAACATTTTTAAGAAGCagaacttaaataaaaaaatgcccCAAAAGATCCAACTTAAAGAATAGACTGCATTCTATATCACACAACAAACTAAAAACGCCGCATGTTTGTTAATGTAAAATTCTTATGAACCATAGTATAATAACTCACATGCCGTCTGTGATGAAGAACAGGTCTAAAACCCTGCCATCTGGGGTTGGCATCACTTTTACTCTTTGAATTGAAAGATCAAGCTCACAAAGCACCCTAGTAATATCTGCATATATGCCAAACAATACATCAGCTTCTTTCACAGAAAAAAGTATATTATAGAGGACAATAACTAAAGAGTTCCTTGTGCATACCATGTAATGATCCTTTTTGGTCAAGGCACCAAAACTTTAAAAGGTATAGTGGAGATGGCGATGGACGATTCGACTGCTGATTGAAGTAATACGAAAACAAACAAGAAGGGCATGCAGCTAGAAGCCGGCTTTTCAAGCTCTCCCAATCAACTTTAAGTGAGCTATGTTGTGGAACAACCCACAATACTAGGTAACACCATCTTCCATCCTTTGAAGAATCTGCACAAATTCaacattattaattaatattcaAATGATAACAGAGCTTTATCAACGCCACTGTCAGAAGAGACATTGATAACCATACggcaagaaaaaataaaattaataatgaaaTAGTGGTGGTGGTAGCCGAAACATGTTAATTCTTACTCTCGCTTTCCCTCTCTCTTATCATTTACTCGCAATCCCAACAATAATTCTATCTAACTTATTATGACTTCCCAATAGATTTAGCTATATTATGAGTTGGCACTTGTTCATAGAGGTGGGTACATGAGAAACAATGATGTAAAAGTTAGAATTAGTGTTGTGTTGCAGTGGATGGTTAAacctctcttcttttttctttttatccaaCGAAAAatatgaactaaaattctgaagAAGAATCActtttatttcaaaagaaataaattttgcCTAATTTTGATGCTACCAACCAAGACATTCTTAAAAGATACATAAATTCCAACcgaacaaacaaacaaacaaaaaacagagaGCAAAGTCAATAACAAAGATAGTGGCAAGTGGCAACCCATAATTTGtacaaacaaagacaaaaaacaaatctcaataAAAATCTCTAGCTAAGAGACTAAGAGACACTAATAACGAGTGCAAATTATTAAAAGCAAAACTTTGAATTTGAAGTAACACAGTACTATGAAACATTCACCTCCTCTGGTAATGCAAAGTCCGAACTCGAGGATTATTCTAGAAAGATCGCAGCCAAGCCCAGCCTTGTCGGGACAATTCACCGTAATGACGGAGGGCTCTTCGGGAATTTCTCCATGCTGAATCAACACGACGTCGTCGCAGGGAATGCCCATTTCCTGAGCTGAgcagagaagagaagagaagagaagagaagagagagagagagagaggtaccaAATGACTTTAATGCCCCCACCCTCCCAAGGAGCTACATATCAATATATTCATCATCGTCCTCCTCGCTCCAGAGCTGAGCTCTAttgcggcggcggcggcggcgagTGGTAGATAGGGCAAAGGGGTTGGCTGGAAATGGTCTATAATCTTAATCTGTATTAGTGTATTGTAcggttttttgtgtttgtgacaCAGCGGTgagattataaatatttttgattttttgccatttttccaAAAGAGAGGAAGTCAGAAGAAAAAGAGGTTGTCGGCTTGGTGGAGCCCACCTGATAGCCAAGTCCATGtcacaaatatcaaatatctGTGGCAAACTATTAGCCgcgttttttatttatttattattattttaatgggtgtTACTGTAATCTGCAACTGTTTGGAGTCACGGACCTCATGGTCTCTTTGGATAACACTCCATTGCTTGCTTCTCTCATATAGGGATGGGAATTGGGATGTATTTTAAGGCTGGATTTAGATATGCACAATAATGTGGTTTTTGATtagttcaattgataaaatctttagtgattgaataagaaatttagaattCAATCTATGCATCCACCAAAAGTTTATTAGTGTcttgatttaatgataaaaaactattatca of Quercus lobata isolate SW786 chromosome 8, ValleyOak3.0 Primary Assembly, whole genome shotgun sequence contains these proteins:
- the LOC115957754 gene encoding ACT domain-containing protein ACR9 — protein: MGIPCDDVVLIQHGEIPEEPSVITVNCPDKAGLGCDLSRIILEFGLCITRGDSSKDGRWCYLVLWVVPQHSSLKVDWESLKSRLLAACPSCLFSYYFNQQSNRPSPSPLYLLKFWCLDQKGSLHDITRVLCELDLSIQRVKVMPTPDGRVLDLFFITDGMELLDTKQRREDVCEHLTAVLGKNFINCELQLAGPEYERLRGFSDLPPAVAEELFSSEPSDKYTSMLQALSPSMKTVNKATVTVDNIMSPVHTLLQIQCVDHKGLIYDVMRITKDCNIQIVYGRFSSSVEGIRNMDLFVQQTDGKKIVDPERQIALCSRLKEETLHPLRVIIANRGPDTELLVANPVELSGKGRPRVFYDVTFALKTLGICIFSAEIVRHSTSDRQWEVYKFLLEESRELPLASSRARSLIVNRVRRTLMGW